ctccagagggtccaaagtcttcatccaggcggcatcttctatcttcttccatccggagcggagcgggtccatcttgaagcagccgacacggagccatccttcctcaccgactgatttttcctaccttaattccgattggctgatagaatcctatcagccaatcggaattcgagggacgccatcttggatgacatcatttaaaggaaccttcattcgtagttagtccgtcggtgaggaaggatggctccacgtcggctgtttcaagatggacccgctccgctccggatggaagaagatagaagatgccgcctggatgaagactttggaccctctggaggacctcttcttgctggataggatgaagacttcggaccctctggagggctgtattttggtagtactgttcttattagtttaatagctgatacgacaccgaatggtggcagctctatatggcctgcatgaatagccgcacccgaagccaaaaaaaagccaagcggttttgcactaacacccatggctaactctgttgtttcaagttctactattcttagctctttcatctcatccctgttacttccaggactctcagtggtggtggtctacatggccatcatgattaccctcaccaaaatataacaacaatacgtgcgtgcagggaaccatggtaagcttacttccttttgcaaaatcgagtataacagttgcaggcagaggttctgaccctgcattatgactgcacctctccctaaaagaggcatgcgttacagagtctgtgggcatgtatgcaaagagctggcctgcctaaaagaggagcaaggctgtacaggttgttctccttcagccgttttatacgctgtcccgcggccacgaccctcaacaaccacaacagaatgaaacaccacatatgccatccttttgaacaacagagtacaggtatggcattgattttagttacacggcgatatttattatgaaccgtgaaattgaaaacaaaatcatgattggacacccagtacagtacaggtcgttgtccttcggcctttttagaatagtgttccggacccccaacaaaaacaacagtaggaaagaggacatatggcatccttttgaacaatagatgacaggtaaggcatagattttacaaagccataaataatttttttgcaactgtgaaataaaaaaaaacattgattggacacccagaacacttctttatccttaggcctttttataagaggctcccggagcctcaactgaaacaacagcatgaaagaggagatatgtcatccttttgaataatagattacaggaaaggcattgattttagaatcccagagatcatttatatgacctgggaaatagaaaaaagcattgattagacacccagtacacttatttatcctcaggcctttttaataagagggtcccggagcctcaaccgaaacaacagcatgaaagaggagatatgtcatccttttgaaaaaggcattgattttagaatccctgagatcatttatatgacccgggaaatagaaaaaaacattgattagacacccagtacacttatttatcctcaggcctttttaataagagggtcccggagcctcaaccgaaacaacagcatgaaagaggacatatgtcatcctttggaataatagattacaagaaaggcattgattttagaaacccacagatcattatttgcaactgggaaatagaaaaaaacattgattagacacccagtacacttatttattctcaggcctttttaataagagggtcccggagcctcaaccgaaacaacagcatgaaagagaagatatgtcatcctttttaaaaaggcattgattttagaatcccagagatcatttatatgacccgggaaatagaaaaaaacattgattagacacccagtgcacttatttatcctcaggcctttttaataagagggtcccggagcctcaaccgaaacaacagcatgaaagaggacatatgtcatcctttggaataatagattacaggaaaggcattgattttagaaacacagagataattagttgcaaccgggaaatctaaaaaaacattgaacagacacccagtacacttctttatccataggcctttttagcagaggctccaggaccctcaacaaaaacaagagcagggagctgggcataggagtacaatggagtgtgacaataataatgtgaaggtgaagattgcatagttgtggcattttaattttgttatcgttggaacttagtacttgcaatgaccttgctctggtgaatccatattgcaaatgtgttatttaaggcactgtttgtctattttttgaatatcagcatttggtaaatgaagctcaacttaaggctggtgagaaccaacctttattctggctgtttgcaaatattgtggctctggacaaacatgtgaataaggggacatcagccatattctgcacgcaacccctttgatgattgacgataaacatgtgtcacctgcaagcagagctcgttacttctgtctaaatcatcttcctggtatggacaggccactgtttcccacagcaagtccgaagcttgaactacaagattgtcttgagtatggtaggaaaccaaagtttatttaattctgtactatcaccaccaaagctgaacttcttgaagcaacgaaaatgccagcaatttcatgtgcttatggatgacaaggacgtcctgtcctgtggtgcacagagatggagaggattttgggcctccctgtacactacccagatgtctcaaacatcaccagaaacacaagacagcgactcttgtgaagttcctggagtttttccggtagccatctctttgcgcctcgaaaggaatactttatcagtgtttttgtatacatccgacaacagcttcggagactgtggtgacgcacatgttatttactgttgttccagctgtggcaatattaaTTGGCATTAAAaatttaagatttgtgggtggcggagcctacagctgttgcggtaggacgtgtgtttgaggagctccaggtcttacaagttactttggagttagttttcaaccttaatttaattttctttttgggattcatagtcacactttctggggctatccaagaggagcctggagataccttactcatatcggcttacctatgttcctcagctgactgcgttacagctagccacgacactgagaggcctctctagcctgatagtgctgtcattgtcaaagctgacgccaatatacccccccaggaccctgggttatcaaaccagttctatagtaactggacaacttgttgatcacaactattgacaaagagaaggaaaagcactagtcaccccttatatcaacgggtacggagacctgtattttgcctttccaatatggcgttggtcaccaaaataatccagaatgaaaaaaaaaggtaagagagtgactagtgacgcacattttatgcacgctgtggcaattgcaatttgcattaaaaagaatcggctaacaaccactacctacgaccacacctgactcctgaagttatgcttcagttattaagtcaagttaaatttttttattttttttattattatgctcagcagaggctccaggaccctcaacaaaaccagcagcaggaaagaggacatatggcatccttttgaaaaaaagattataggaaaggcattgatttcagaaacacagacatcattagttgcaaccgggaaatagaaaaaaacattgattagacacccagtacacttatttatccttaggcctttttaataagaggctcccagagcctcaacacaaacaacagcatgaaagagtacatatggcatccttgtgaataaaagattacaggaaaggcatttattttagaaacccgtggataattttttgcaactgtgaaatctaaaaaaacatagattagacacccagtacacttctttatccttaggcctttttagcagaggctccaggaccctcaacaaaaccagcagcaggaaagaggacatatggcatacttttgtaaattagattacaggaaaggcattgattttagaaacacagagatcatttatatgaccctttgattggacacccagtacacttctttatccttaggcctttttataagagggtcccggagcctcaacagaaacaacagcatgaaagaggacatatggcatcctttagaaaaatagattacaggaaaggcattgattttagaaacacagagaaaatttgttacaactgggaaatctaaaaaaacattgaatagacacccagtacacttatttatccttaggcctttttagcagaggctccaggacactcaacaaaaccagcagaaggaaagaggacatatggcatccttttgaaaaaaaaaagattataggaaaggcattgattttagaaacccggggataatttgttgcaaccgggaatatgaataaaaaaaatgattcgatggacacccagtacaattctttctccttaggcctttttataagtgggtccaggaccctcaaacaaaacatcagcaggaaagaggacatatggcatccttttgaacaatagagtacaggaaaggcattgattttagaaacccagagataattttttgcaaatggaaatttgaataaaaaaaaatgattcgatggacacccagtgcacttctttctccttaggcctttttataagagggtcctggaccctcaaaaaaaacaccagcaggaaagaggacgtatggcatccttttgaacaatagagtacaggtacaaccactacctacgaccacacctgactcctgaagtcatgcttcagttattaactcaagttaaatttttttttttttttattatgctcagcagattaaaaacataccattcttctagtcatatcacacaacatgtcaaaatgctgcatggaaaatggcagtgtgcaaagtcataatcttagtgaagctataagtgcattacattttctaaaataaacaaaaatacagagaaaaaaaaaaaaagcaaagaggacatatggcatccttttgaacaatagattacatttaaggcattgatttgagaaacccagagataatttgttgcaaccgggaaatctaaaaaaaactggattagacacccagtacacttatttatccttaggccttataagcagaggctccaggaccctcaacaaaaccagcagcaggaaagaggacatatggcatcctttagaaaaatagattcctggaaaggcattgattttagaaacacagagatcattagttgcaaccgtgaaatctaaacaaaattagattatacacccagtacacttctttatccttaggcctttttagaagaggctcccagagcctccacaaaaccagcagcatgaaagaggacatatggattTGGCAGAGGAAATGTAGTGGGGGAGGGGTTCCAAGGACGAAGGAAAACGAGGAACTGGAATTTGAGGGTATGGGCCGCGTCTGGAATTTCAGCAGGAGAGCTTGAGGCGGTAGTTGCTGTTAGTGCTGCCGACAAAAACTATGACGGATAAGGCAGGCAGAAAAAAGGGAGGATGTTAggacactaaaaaaaatatatatatatcattgagaCAGAGTACTGCAACAAATTGCAAGGACTGGAGGGACTGTGTAGTAACCTGAATGTTACGTCTATGCAGCACTCTTCAGGTTGGAGGGGCCTGACATCGGAACCACTTGCTGTGGATTGAAACACAGAAATCTTGCTTGGATGGTGGACTAAAAGGACACAGTTTCTTTGTATAGACTGGAACAAAAAAGGGAAATTGGAGGAATAGGATTTTTACCCTAGTTTGGCAGCTTTGCTGCCCTTTTATACACAGATGAATGAAGACCCCATTCGGAAAGGCAGAAGGTCAGAGAGCCAGAGGTGATGCAGCACATGCAGGTGTGTCTGCCAGTATGATGAAAAAAAGGACTTCTCACAAGAAGCATCGAAATAATGTTGGTCCAAGCAATCCAATTTCCCAGCCCCGGAGGAATATTGTAGGTTGCAGAATACAGCATGGTTGGAAAGAAGGTAGTGGCCCAATAACACAATGGAAAGGAACTGTATTGGATCAAGTGCCAGTCAACCCATCCCTTTATCTTATTAAATATGATGGATTTGATTGTGTCTATGGACTAGAACTCCACAAGGATGAGCGAGTGTCTGCTCTTGAAGTTCTTCCAGATAGAGTTGCTTCATCTCGAATTAGTGATGCTCACTTGGCAGACACAATGATTGGTAAAGCTGTTGAACACATGTTTGAAACAGAAGATggttgtcacgctcagctgctgggaagctctgcagtcctctctgtgtgcttgattgacaggtgtctgatccaccccttcctgatgatgtcacaaccaggctttttattcttggcttcctgtttctccagtgccagtttgtttgttaactttttggcttctgataggatttcgctgaggaatctctctaactgctgcttttctgttgccaatctcttcaaggatttactatgctggattaaccttcaacctcctgattacctgtctccaaacaatgcaagtactgtttgttttgtgaaactttcaaacttcctgtttacctgctgcaaaccctgcatattcagactactctgtgtactgccaaactattcaaatactgttatttctgtgaaaccttcaatctgcatgtttacctgtttccaaactctgcaaacacaattattcagtgtaaaccttcaaactgcttgatatcctgttgccaatctcaacaagtactgattaatctgtgttaacctttaaactaccagcttacctgttgctatctctgcaagttctgacaacacagtgttaaccttcaaactacctgattacatgttgttaattctgcaagttctgactacacagtgtttaccctcaaactgcctgattacctgttgcatactatgcaaagactgtctacacagtgttaactctcaaactgcctgattacctgttgcatactctgcaaagactgtctacacagtgttaactctcaaactgcctgattacctgttgcatactctgcaaagactgtctactcagtgttaaccctcaaactgcctgattacctgttgcatactctgcaaagactgtctacacagtgttaaccttcagactgcctgataacaaattacctactcctgcattattaactgtttcctgttttacccttcttctgtctgagtataagtggactatccctgctctcctgatactgtggaaaacatttcctgaaaccagttccttattcagaagtctatctggctgatatcatgaattactttggtacaggctaaccctgctccatatcgtgagtactttgttttttggaggttgtcgtggggtcacgtcctggattaaactcagagtgcaagggtgttgtttaagttcgccctagcatttgggtcttcttctggacatttcctaacctgacaatggTTCTAAGGATGAGTGGAGAGGAATGGTCTTAGCAAGAGCTCCCATAATGAACACATGGTTTTATATAACCTACGAGAAGGACCCAGTTTTATATATGTATCAGCTATTAGATGACTACAAAGAAGGAGATCTCTGCATCATGCCAGACTCTAATGATTCCCCTCCAGCAGAAAGAGAACCAGGAGAAGTTGTGGACAGCCTTGTAGGAAAGCAAGTGGAGTATGCCAAAGAAGATGGCTCAAAAAGGACTGGCATGGTAATACACCAAGTGGAAGCCAAACCCTCTGTTTATTTCATAAAATTTGATGACGATTTCCATATTTATGTCTACGATTTGGTGAAGACATCATAGATGTAATATTTGACTTATTGCCAAACAGGTGGATTTATTAAATGTAAACTCATTTTGCATAATGGAATTTATCCTTTAGAAGGAATCTGATCTAGTAGTGGTGAATTCAAACAAAAGAAGCATGGATGCAAGAGACAAACTGTGCGAATTCTGTAAATTttcaaagtggggggaaaaaaaggttataaaaatgtaattgttgtatTTCTTAAGCACTCATTCCTCATCAATACAAGTCCAGTTTGGTATATCTAACTACTTTAACATAGTTATCAGTATGTATTTCAAGTAAAAGTATTTTTCCCAACTTACTTGTTACTTATGTCTTATAATGTGGGGAGTGTGGTGCTGCAGTTCAGTTATCCAGCTGCCCAGTGATGTagggtctttttttttctttggtcccTCTTGTTACAACTTTCTGATTCATaatattttgttactttttgtaccTGTTTTGTCAGAAATCTTGTTATAGTACAACAATTGACaacttatttccattttttttatcccaTCCCAGTAAAAACGATTATTCAGCAAAAaacaaagaggacatatggcatccttttgaaaattagattacaggaaaggcattgattttagaaacacagagatcattcattagttgcaaccgtgaaatctcaaaaaacatagattatacacccagtacacttctttatccttaggcctttttataagaggctaccggagcctcaacagaaacaacagcatgaaagaggacatatggcatccttgtgactaatagattacaggaaaggcattgattttagaaaccctgggataatttgttgcaaccgggaaatctaaaaaaagattgattagacacccagtacacttatttatccttaggtctttttttagcagaggctccaggaccctccacaaaaccagcagcaggaaagaggacatatgtcatccttttgaaaattagattacaggaaaggcattgattttagaaacacagagatcattagttgcaaccgtgaaatctaagaaaacatagattatacacccagtacacttctttatccttaggcctttttagcagaggctccaggaccctccacaaaaccagcagaatgaaagaggacatatggaatccttttgaaaattatattacatgaaaggcattgattttagacacacagagatcattagttgcaaccgtgaaatctaaaaaaacatagattatacacccagtacacttctttatccttaggcctttttataagagggtcccggagcctcaacagaaacaacagcatgaaagaggacatatggcatccttgtgactaatagattacagaaaaggcattgattttagaaaccctgggataatttgttgcaaccgtgaaatctaaaaaaagattgattagacacccagtacacttatttatccttaggcctttttttagcagaggctacaggaccctacacaaaaccagcaacaggaaagaggacatatggcatccttttgaaaattagattacagtaaaggcattgattttagaaacccggagataatttgttgcaaccgggaatttgaatcaaacaaatgattcgatggacacccagtacacttctttctccttcggccttttttttataagagggtccaggaccctaaaaaaaaacaccagcaggaaagaggacgtatggcatccttttgaacaatagagtacaggtacagcattgattttacaaacccagagatcattttgggcaaaagtgaaatagaaaaaaaaattgagtggaaacccagtacacctctttctccttagtcctttttataagagggtccaggaccctcaaacaaaataccagcagtaaagagaacatatggcatccttttgaacaatagagtactggtacggcattgattttagaaacccacagataatttttttgaaaagtgaaatagccccaaaaaccatgcttggactcccactccaggtcgttctccttcagcttttttataagagggtccagcaccctcaacagaaacaactgcaggaaacaccaccacatatgccatcctttgcacaagcgagtacaggtatggcatccattttagaaacccagagataattgagaggaaccaggaacatttttctaaaaatttgatgggccacccattacaggtcgttctccttcagcctttttataccatgggccacgacccgcaacaggcacaacagaatgaaacaccacatatggaacccttttgcacaatagagtacaggtatggcatagatggaacacagagataatatagagcaaccaagagacggataaagatgcttggtcggtcctcctccttcaaatttgtggcattttgcgttcaatttaatggtccaacagatatgagtggtttgctaatgctaagttgtacaattcgtaacagtttaatcacaagtgttatgtgccttattttttttatttgagttttgtacccacagagctgcagcagaggccagaaaaattaggaatgtacaaatgactgaaaaaatgggtattgttgtagcaactgctgtagcagaggccagaaaaattgatgtttgtaaaaaatttaaaaagtgccctaaaagcttgtggcttgaacactagttgttggcggataagtcaagcaagtcctccggctttataaccaaagaaaaaggccagcctgtgtaccagttgtagcccaagccagctcatctcatcatcaggcattttttattcaaatgtatcgcccaatgtcagtccctttggtatccagccctcattcatttttataaaagtgagatagtcaaggcttttttgacctaggcgacttctcttctcagtgacaaaacctcctgctgcactgaaagtcctttcggacaggacacttgaagcggggcaggccagaagttccattgcaaattgggatagctcaggccacaagtccagcctacacacccagtagtcaaggggtccatcgctcctgagagtgtcgagatccgcagttaaagctaggtagtctgctacctgtcggttgagtctttctctaaggctggatcccgccatggtcgtgggaggaggaggattaatttcatctcttcccctgttacattcccgtggtgctgtgacatcacccttatacgctgtgtaaagcatagtttttaatttattatgaaaatgctccatcctttccgacttgcgggaatttggtaacatttcaggcactttatgcttataccgggggtcgaggagcgtggacacccagtacaagtcgttctccttcagcttttttatatgagggtccctcaacaggcacgacagcatgaaagaacccatttgaacaaggttggatgctgagctaatcatgtcgcgttcctcctcctcactgatctcactgatggtatcttcttccccccagccacgtacaacaccacgggtaccagagaggtgacaacaacgagcaccctgggatgactgttgtgctcggtcttcctcctcctcaaagccacattcctcctctgattcctcttactcacaatcctcttcctgcgttgccgcaggtccagcaagcgatgctgataatgctgtttgtgggggtgatggacatcacaactctcccacttcctcttcacgctcatctactgcctgatccagcactcttcgcagggcacgctccaggaagaaaacaaatggtatgatgtcgctgatggtgccttcggtgcgactgacaaggtttgccacctcctcaaaaggacgcatgagcctacaggcattgcgcatgagcgtccagtaatttggaaaaaatatccccagctccccagaggctggcctagcacccctgtcatacaaatactcattaacagctttttcttgttggagcaggcggtcaaacattaggagtgttgaattccaccgtgtcgggctgtcgcaaatcaagcgcctcactggcaggttgtttcgacgctggatatcggacaagtgcgccatggccgtgtaggaacgtctgaaatggccacacaccttcctggcctgcttcaggacgtcctgtaagcctgtatacttatggacaaatcattgtacaattagattacacacatgtgccatgcatggcacatgtgtcaacttgcccaatttcaatgccgccaccaaattacttccattgtcagaaacaaccttgccaatctccagttggtgcggagtcagccactgatccacctgtgcgttcagggcggtcaggagtgctggtgcggtgtgactctccgctttcaggcaagtcaaccccaagacggcgtgacactgccgtacccgggatgtagcatagtacctggggagctgggggggtgccatagatgtggagcaagacgcagaagttgaagaggactcagccgaggaagaggttatggaagaggatggagtaggaggagtagaggaggtagcagcaggcctgcctgcaagtcgtcgcggtgtcaccaactcttctgcagagccacgcattccatgcttgtcagaattcagaaggtttacccaatgcgcactgtaggtgatatacctgccctgaccatgctttgcagaccagctatccgtggttatatggacccttgccccaatgctgtgtgccagacatgccataacttcctttctcacaacagagtacaggtttggtattgccttttgtgaaaagatatttctgccaggtaccttccactgcggtgtcccaatagatacaaattttttgaaagcatcagactccaccagcttgtatggtaaaagctggcgggctaagagttcaagccagctgtcagacgccgggcaagggggtgactttgagaaattggcttattacgctcaaacatgtccttgacagacacctgactgtgggcagatgacctggaactgctacgtaagagagactgagtggaggatggttgagagggggcaaggaggacagcactggttgatgtggctgaagatgctggagcaggaggaggagggcggctttcactttgtgtgctgcttctactcatgtgttcttcccatcggcctttgtgatgggagaccatgtgccttcgcaaagcagttgtacctaggtggctgttggacttcccacaactcagtttcttttggcacaggttgcaaatggcatcactgttgtcagaggcagacacacaaaaaaatgccacactgctgagctctgcgatgacggcattctggtggtggcaacagcatgcgttgatgggcgtcggcgtgctgtctggctgacccctggtgacgatgcatgctgtctgactgtgccactagctccttgagacgacctccccgtgcttccaaatcgtctcctcctcctcctcctctctgtctccccatctgaactttccccctcttcttcttctcttctagcaggcacccacgtgacatccaccgacacatcatcatcaaccgcttcacttgtatctgaaacatcaagaaaggaagcagcagcgggtaca
This genomic stretch from Bombina bombina isolate aBomBom1 chromosome 4, aBomBom1.pri, whole genome shotgun sequence harbors:
- the LOC128656260 gene encoding spindlin-Z-like, with product MKTPFGKAEGQRARGDAAHAGVSASMMKKRTSHKKHRNNVGPSNPISQPRRNIVGCRIQHGWKEGSGPITQWKGTVLDQVPVNPSLYLIKYDGFDCVYGLELHKDERVSALEVLPDRVASSRISDAHLADTMIGKAVEHMFETEDGCHDEWRGMVLARAPIMNTWFYITYEKDPVLYMYQLLDDYKEGDLCIMPDSNDSPPAEREPGEVVDSLVGKQVEYAKEDGSKRTGMVIHQVEAKPSVYFIKFDDDFHIYVYDLVKTS